One window from the genome of Myxococcales bacterium encodes:
- a CDS encoding 8-amino-7-oxononanoate synthase, with protein sequence MQSRESTPNSKREPSGQNETESLKTLNRPRMVNHQVIPTQTRSNPRNQRLHVKVKGRVLRQLSPRSAFPRRAIYDHSVMPISFRERLAALAEKHLIRERYTRQGTQGATISWERSNADLGALTTSDGRDGTSLVNVSSNDYLGLAHHPALQSGAITAMASHGNGAGASRLLSGNFALLDELENAVARWLGFEKALWFSSGYLANIGLVPALAEEGDHIFSDALNHASTIDGCRLSKATLHIYPHRDVAALERALQHCPNTGHKFILSESVFSMDGDIADVAKLRELADQHDAFLVLDEAHALGCYGPQGTGIARAQGVTPDVIIGTFGKALGSQGAFVAASQDVISWLWNRARSHVFATAPHPAVVGSCLAAIQLMPTPEAAARRANLRRHIDRFGAASAIVPWIIGAEADALAMAKKLADAGYWAQAVRPPTVAPGTSRVRLVLSAAHSDEQIETLRALCQRYGFAQK encoded by the coding sequence GTGCAGAGCCGCGAATCTACGCCAAATTCCAAGCGGGAACCGTCGGGACAAAATGAGACAGAGTCGCTCAAGACTCTCAACCGTCCGAGAATGGTCAACCATCAGGTCATCCCAACTCAAACTCGAAGCAATCCGCGGAATCAGCGGCTCCACGTGAAAGTTAAAGGACGGGTGTTGCGACAATTATCACCCCGAAGTGCGTTTCCTCGGCGTGCGATATATGATCACTCGGTAATGCCGATCAGCTTCCGAGAGCGACTCGCCGCGCTAGCTGAAAAGCATCTTATCCGCGAACGCTACACTCGGCAGGGAACCCAGGGCGCGACCATATCGTGGGAGCGCTCTAATGCCGACCTGGGCGCCCTGACGACTAGCGATGGGCGAGACGGTACCTCCCTAGTCAACGTGTCCTCGAACGACTACCTCGGCCTTGCACACCATCCAGCGCTGCAATCCGGTGCCATCACCGCCATGGCGTCCCATGGCAATGGCGCGGGCGCCTCGCGCCTTTTGAGCGGCAATTTTGCGTTACTCGACGAGCTGGAAAATGCCGTCGCACGCTGGCTCGGGTTCGAGAAAGCTCTGTGGTTCTCATCCGGCTATCTAGCAAATATTGGGTTGGTGCCAGCGCTTGCGGAGGAGGGCGATCACATCTTTTCCGATGCGCTCAACCACGCAAGTACCATCGATGGCTGCCGGCTCAGCAAGGCGACGCTCCACATCTACCCCCACCGCGATGTCGCTGCGCTCGAACGTGCCTTGCAACATTGTCCGAATACCGGACATAAATTCATCTTGAGCGAGAGTGTTTTTTCAATGGACGGCGACATCGCCGACGTTGCAAAGCTTCGAGAGCTCGCCGATCAACACGACGCTTTTTTAGTCCTCGATGAAGCCCACGCGCTTGGCTGCTACGGGCCACAGGGCACCGGCATAGCCCGCGCGCAGGGCGTTACCCCCGACGTAATTATTGGGACGTTTGGCAAGGCCCTGGGCAGCCAAGGCGCCTTCGTCGCCGCAAGCCAAGACGTAATTTCCTGGCTGTGGAACCGCGCGCGTTCACACGTTTTTGCGACCGCGCCGCATCCCGCGGTCGTAGGGAGCTGCCTCGCCGCTATCCAGTTAATGCCCACGCCCGAGGCCGCCGCGCGGCGTGCTAACTTGCGCCGACACATCGATCGTTTCGGCGCCGCCTCTGCCATCGTGCCGTGGATCATTGGTGCGGAAGCCGATGCATTGGCCATGGCCAAGAAGCTTGCCGACGCAGGCTACTGGGCACAGGCGGTCCGTCCACCGACCGTCGCACCCGGGACGTCGCGAGTGCGTCTCGTGCTATCTGCCGCGCATAGCGACGAGCAAATCGAAACGCTACGCGCACTGTGCCAACGCTACGGGTTCGCGCAGAAATAA
- a CDS encoding dethiobiotin synthase, which yields MRRFTIVGTDTGVGKTFVTAGLIRAAVRAGYVAFGLKPVESGATGASSSDTAVLANVSGRTAKETNFIQFGPAVAPGLVPGNSTEIAELVNFVQVRCNVADSTQQDGAAGPPPTLCFVETAGGWFSPLSSHGDVREFAVMLAAPVLIVGHAGLGAINQLRLTVSAVKASQLPIVALILSQRASDDDALAAQNESAIAQRTGLTTMRVRSDEDADLLIATIQEDRSWGW from the coding sequence ATGCGCCGCTTCACCATCGTTGGTACCGACACCGGTGTTGGCAAAACGTTTGTTACAGCCGGTCTAATTAGGGCGGCAGTCAGGGCAGGCTATGTTGCCTTTGGCTTAAAACCAGTTGAATCTGGGGCGACTGGCGCATCGAGCTCAGATACCGCAGTACTGGCGAACGTCTCTGGCCGCACCGCCAAAGAAACCAATTTTATACAGTTTGGGCCCGCGGTTGCACCCGGGCTGGTTCCAGGCAACTCCACCGAAATTGCCGAGTTAGTCAATTTTGTCCAAGTTCGCTGCAACGTGGCAGACAGTACGCAGCAAGACGGCGCAGCAGGGCCGCCGCCGACTCTTTGCTTTGTAGAGACCGCGGGCGGCTGGTTCTCGCCGCTCAGTAGTCATGGCGATGTTAGAGAGTTCGCTGTGATGTTAGCGGCGCCAGTGCTCATCGTCGGCCATGCAGGACTTGGTGCGATAAATCAACTTAGGCTCACCGTCAGCGCGGTAAAGGCTTCGCAACTGCCGATCGTCGCGCTCATCCTGTCCCAACGCGCATCCGATGACGACGCTCTGGCGGCCCAAAATGAAAGCGCAATCGCGCAGCGCACCGGCCTCACGACCATGAGGGTTAGGTCCGACGAGGATGCCGATCTACTGATTGCGACGATCCAAGAAGACCGCTCGTGGGGTTGGTGA
- a CDS encoding class I SAM-dependent methyltransferase gives MAFSAADFLAELSEERRKQMETFAEAMLRWNKKINVTAAKNIADVLDHCVDGIVASRLIPRDAKMLVDVGSGGGLPLVPMAIMRPDVAMVGVEPIAKKWAFILSCSRDLGLANLEAKQSRVEELGAIGTFDVATSKATFEMARWLDVGLSLVKPNGAVLGFGSAAAIPTISSENDIIRFSRGGSNYWISRTWRSN, from the coding sequence ATGGCCTTTTCTGCCGCGGATTTCCTCGCCGAACTCTCTGAGGAACGGCGCAAACAAATGGAAACATTTGCAGAGGCTATGCTGCGCTGGAACAAGAAAATTAACGTCACCGCGGCCAAGAATATTGCCGATGTGCTTGACCATTGCGTTGATGGCATCGTCGCCAGTCGCCTTATTCCGCGTGATGCCAAAATGCTCGTTGACGTCGGCTCGGGCGGTGGTCTCCCGCTCGTGCCCATGGCAATCATGCGACCCGACGTCGCGATGGTCGGCGTCGAACCCATTGCAAAAAAATGGGCCTTTATCCTTTCCTGCAGCCGTGATCTTGGGCTTGCGAATCTCGAGGCCAAGCAATCTCGCGTAGAGGAGCTGGGCGCTATTGGGACGTTCGATGTTGCAACGTCAAAAGCCACGTTCGAGATGGCGCGCTGGCTGGATGTTGGACTAAGCCTGGTCAAACCAAACGGCGCGGTGCTTGGCTTTGGCTCCGCGGCAGCGATTCCGACGATTTCGTCCGAGAACGACATCATTCGTTTTTCGCGTGGTGGCTCAAATTATTGGATTTCTCGAACGTGGCGCTCCAACTAA